GTTCCGTTTAGGCAAGCCTGCGGTTGTGTTCTCTTACCTGGCAACCACAAATCTGATTAATGCTATAATAGGCACACTGGGCAAAGCCTCTCTTAAAATTGGTGGTATCAGAAGTTCTCAGATTTCACCTTTCAAACTTTTTGTCCAGAGGTTCCTTCACAATCATTTTCTTACAGCCTCTGTTTTTAACAATTACGCAGGCTTGAATTTACTTTCTACCAAAGGTTTCAAGCCAGAAAAAGCCATTGTTATTCCAAACTGCATCAATATTAAAGCACAGCCGATTCAACGGCCTGAAAAAGAGTTAGTTCAGATTTTATCAATGGGCAGGTTCGTTGAGTCAAAAGATTATCAAACAGCGCTGCTCTCAATCAAAGAGTTAACGAAAAATCAGAGTCTCGCTAAAGGTTACAGATACCTTATTATTGGTTATGGTAAGCTTGAAAATGAAATCCGTAACCTTATTCAGGAATATGAACTAACTACATTGGTAAGCATTGTAATAAACCCTGACAACACGGAACAATTTCTACGCGAATCCGATATTTTTCTTTCAACCTCAGTGTATGAAGGACTTTCTAATGCGATAATGGAGGCT
This genomic interval from Bacteroidales bacterium contains the following:
- a CDS encoding glycosyltransferase, translating into MSKKESSKIFILTNTLKTGGAEKQSVFLANALQKEFQTTLVVYYGNQCDNKLFKIAEAYNINVERLSGSHLNKCIRLLKMFRLGKPAVVFSYLATTNLINAIIGTLGKASLKIGGIRSSQISPFKLFVQRFLHNHFLTASVFNNYAGLNLLSTKGFKPEKAIVIPNCINIKAQPIQRPEKELVQILSMGRFVESKDYQTALLSIKELTKNQSLAKGYRYLIIGYGKLENEIRNLIQEYELTTLVSIVINPDNTEQFLRESDIFLSTSVYEGLSNAIMEAMEYSLPVIATDVGDNDKLVLDNKTGFLVTAKDTHSISDRISELINSSEMRNKMGEQAYRHLMKNYSEEAFKSQYLNLIENLSDEK